The genomic stretch CTCCGTATTCAACGCCTCGCGCAGTTTCCACGATGGCGAAAGATCCTCTTTCGATAGGAAGGTCGGCCGGGTCGAAGTAGTAGATCTTGCCCGCTTTTTTAAAGCGAATTCCGACTACGGCAAACATGTCTCCTATCCCTCCTGCAACTGCAAAACCAGATGCTCAAGCGAAAGTTGCACGTTGGCATTGCTCTGCAATCTTTTTTTCGTATTCAGTATCGTATCGATCATGGAAAGCAACCGCTCGGGACTGCTTTTCATCGCTTGTTGGCGATAACGCTCCAGATGAGCTTCCGCTGCGATCTGAGCTTCCATCCCAAGCCGCACATAGAGCACATCGCGATACCACCACGAGAGGCAGTCGAGCATAGCGTCGATCTCATGACCTTGCCAGTTTTGTTTGAACACTTTTTCTTGAAGAGTGAACAGCGCGTTGTTGCGACGAGCCGCAATCTCTTCAGTCAATTGTAACACCAGAGTCAAGATTTCCGCAAACCGCTCTTCGCCTGCAAACTCCTTGGCCGCACCGAGGGATTGCTTGACATACGCCAAAAACCGCGCGCGCGATGCCGAAATCCCTTCCCCTTGCAACTGCTCCTGCACGACCTCGACAGGACGGCGCGGAAATTGGAGCACCTGACAGCGTGAGATGATCGTCGGCAACAGCTTGTTCTTCGCCTCGGCCAAAAGCACGGCCACGACTGGCGTTGACGGTTCCTCCAAAAATTTCAACAGGGAGTTGGCCGCCTCTACCGTCATCTTGTCCGCTTGGTGGATGATGTAGACTTTGGAGACGCTCTCCATCGATTTGAGTGCAAACGCTTTTTGCAGTTCGCGCATTTGGGCGATTTTGATCGCGTTGCCATCCGGCTCGATCACGATCAGGTCAGGATGGTTGCCCGATTCGAAGCGGCGGCACTGGATGCAGGTTTCACACGGACGCGCACCCTTCGATTCACAAAGGATCGCCTTGGCAAAATAGTTCGCCGTCTCCACCTGCCCCGACCCTTCCGCACCTAAAAACAGATAGGAGTGCGCCATCCGTCCGCCTTCCAGACTCCGCGATAACATGTCGGCCACAGGCCCTGCTACTGGCCAGGTCATCGCGCTTCATTCCCTTCTATTCAAACTGATCGCTAAAAGTATAAGTTGAGCAGCAGGCCGCGAATGTCACCGATTTTGGCGAGCAGGTCCAAGTGCTCCTTTTCATCCTGCACCACCTGCTCGGCAAGTTCGGCCATCAGATCGTCGATCTGAGAGACGATCTTGTACAGGCGCATCCGGCCGCGTCGATCGAAGCCTTGTTTCTCTTTCGCGCCAAAGCCACCTTTGACCACCTGTTCCAAAAAGCGCCGCACCTGCTCCTTATAGTCCTGCAACGCCTTCCACGTCATGTTGCGAGCCAAGAAATTGCCGAGGTTGTCGATCTGACGCATCAGTTTGTCCAATTCTGCTTTGGTCAGTTTGGCGTTGGCCTGTTGAAAAATATCTTGAAAAGCGGGAGATTTGACATCTCCCGCTCTGGTGTCCTCGCGCAAACCGAGTGTTTCGACGAAAGGTCTTTGGTTGTTGCCGATCTTCATCAAAACCGCTCCCTTACTGAGTGCTAAAAATGGGCAAAGTGCTCGACATCGACCACAAAGACGGTCGCGCCCCCGACCTGCACCGTGACCGGATAGGGGACGTACGTTTCGCTTGCGCTGCCCATGTTCGACATCGGGGTGATCGTCGTCTCACGCGACTCGCACGTGTCTTTGATCACCTGCATGACTTCTTCGACGCGATCTGCTTCCACGCCGATCAAAAATGTGGTGTTGCCCGATTTCAAAAAGCCGCCGGTGGAGGCCAACTTGGTTGCGCCAAAGCCCTTTTTCACCAGTTGTTGCGACAATTTATTGCTATCCTTGTCCTGCACCACAGCAATCACAAGTTTCATCGGGACCCTCCCTTTTACTCTGCTATCAGAAACTGGCGGACATCCGCCCAGATCGAGTCGGTCACTTCATCGATGGTGCGGGTGCCGTCG from Tumebacillus algifaecis encodes the following:
- the holB gene encoding DNA polymerase III subunit delta', whose amino-acid sequence is MTWPVAGPVADMLSRSLEGGRMAHSYLFLGAEGSGQVETANYFAKAILCESKGARPCETCIQCRRFESGNHPDLIVIEPDGNAIKIAQMRELQKAFALKSMESVSKVYIIHQADKMTVEAANSLLKFLEEPSTPVVAVLLAEAKNKLLPTIISRCQVLQFPRRPVEVVQEQLQGEGISASRARFLAYVKQSLGAAKEFAGEERFAEILTLVLQLTEEIAARRNNALFTLQEKVFKQNWQGHEIDAMLDCLSWWYRDVLYVRLGMEAQIAAEAHLERYRQQAMKSSPERLLSMIDTILNTKKRLQSNANVQLSLEHLVLQLQEG
- a CDS encoding YaaR family protein, giving the protein MKIGNNQRPFVETLGLREDTRAGDVKSPAFQDIFQQANAKLTKAELDKLMRQIDNLGNFLARNMTWKALQDYKEQVRRFLEQVVKGGFGAKEKQGFDRRGRMRLYKIVSQIDDLMAELAEQVVQDEKEHLDLLAKIGDIRGLLLNLYF
- a CDS encoding cyclic-di-AMP receptor; amino-acid sequence: MKLVIAVVQDKDSNKLSQQLVKKGFGATKLASTGGFLKSGNTTFLIGVEADRVEEVMQVIKDTCESRETTITPMSNMGSASETYVPYPVTVQVGGATVFVVDVEHFAHF